The genomic region TCCGCAGGAATAAAATCCAAGTCTTTACCTCAGCCTACAAGGTCGATGTGATGTGGCCTTTTTCCCCAGTTCAACCTCACCTCCTGCTGCTCTCCCCTCACTCACTCGCCAGCCTCACTCcccgcctcagggcctttgcactttctATACTCGCTGTTTAAACGCTCTTCCCTGAACATCCCCCAGGCTCACTCCCTCAGCCTCCTGGCTCTCTGCTTAAATGCCATCTCCTCACCCACCTGCAACAGCTTCCCCACGCTCACCACCCGGCCACCCCTCTCCAGCCCCTAATCCTGCTTTACTTTCCTCTTGGCAGAGACAATGACAAGAGGCATGATGTGTTAACTCATTCGCTCACTGCCCGCCTCCGTGCACTAGAACGTAAGCTCCCTGAGGTCAGCAGCTTTGCTTCGCTTTTGCTGCAGAGAACCAGTCTAATGTCTTGGTTATGACACACCCTTTTTTAAGCCAAAGGGCCTCAGTTCTACTACTGAGCAtggacaaatcacttaacttTTCTCTGCCCTAAGGGGCTGAGAGAACTTGCTGAGGTCTGGGAGACCCACAGCCcattttccccttctgtaaaatgaacGCTTGTGAAATAAACAAGTGAGCATGTGTGGAACATTGCTTAGCTCATAGCAGACACTCACGAGCGTAGAGTGAAATTAGTAGCCCTAGCCCCTAGAAAATGACAAGCACCCAACAAATACTCATTGACTAAATATATGGATGGTTTGTGTAGGTACAATATTTTTACTGCATATTTATAATGTACAGtctatttataattttccttAATTTGAGGGGCTTTCACAGGCAGAAGTTGATTTCTCTTGAGAAGAGTTTACATCCCGAGAGATGCACTGCAAGGGAGGGGGGAGTAGGTACCAAGTCTCCACTTGACACGAGCAAACCAAGATCCATGAGGTTACATGACGCCAGCCCCAGTGGAACTAGTGAAAGGGCTGGAACAAGAACTCTGGTTCCTCCTAATGCTCTGTGAGTTCCCAGCACGTCCACGGGGCCTCTGTtctctccacctccctcctccttccttccccaaacAACACGATCTCTATAGAAATGAATATCCTTCATCCTGAATtttttctgacttaaaaaaaacattaaagaaacaaCTGTACATCCATGTTCATAGGAGCATTAATCACAGtaaccaaaaggtagaaacaaccaaGTTTCCATCAATGGATGTATGAGCAAATAATATGTGATCTAGCCACACAACGGAATACTACTCCGccttcaaaaggaaggaaatcctgctgcaggtgacaacatggatgaaccttgcgAACATTATGCTAAGCGAAATAAACCAGCCTCAGACAGAAAATATTGTGTCATTCCACTTATAAGAAGAACTCAGAGGAGTGAAACAGAAAGTTGggtggtggctgccaggggctggggccagTGAGGTATGGGGAGATGCTGCTTGATGAAGACACAGCTTTACTTTGTGAGATGAAGAGAGTCTGGATGTGAATGGGGATGacaatgtatgtgtatgtactcAATACCAcggaactgtacacttaaaaatggacaagatggttaatttcatgttaCGTGTGTTTTGTCACAAttcttaacaattttttaaaaaagagttgagACTACCTGGATTTCACCTCTAAATGGCCAAAGCATCAATTCACTTCAATCCACTAGGATGAGAGAATTTCTCTTGGCGTCCAGTATAACTTCATACCACATCAATCATCCCACACACTTCATATTCCTATGTCTTCATTTCCACTATCTTTTGAGCCAACCTCCCCAATGAGGCCCAGTCTGCAGAAGTTCCATTAGCTGCTGATTTCCTGAATGCCAAGATCAAAGACACACTCATGTCTTGTGTTCAAAGGCACAAAACAACTGAGACATTCTGCCATGAGCCACAGGATGCCTACATGCTAGTCCTACAACCAGCAACCTATGTCCTCACGGGGCCTCCACAGTGGAGACTGTAGGACTACAGATCCTAGGAGTCACCCTGACCCACAAACTATGAAGTCAGGTTAAAACCGAGAAACTGCTTCCACCCTACACACAGCTGCATCCTCGGAGCACTTTGTTGAAGACAGATGCCCACCTCCAGTGGAAATCAGCGGTGATGGCCATGTGACTGCCTGGGTGCACTGTGTGTGGATTCTAGTTTCTGTCTCCAGTGCAGGCCTATTTTGCCTGATGTGGATTTTTGTTCAAAACCAGTATCTCCTTTTCCACATTTGGAATGAAAAGCAAAGCAGCTCCCTGGAGCTCTGCCCTGTGGCCTGACCCTGACCACTATCTCTCCCTGGAAAACCCTCCTTCTCCAACAGGGAACAGCCCAGCTCCTGTCTCACCTTTTCATGGCAGACCCTGTTCTGtcctccaccctccaccctccccttCACCACACAGCAGGCTTTCTTACCCTTGGCACTATGGACCATCTGGGGCTAGATCTTCTGTGTTGTGGGGTCTGTCTTGGGCATTGCAGGCTGTTTAACAGCATTCCTAATCTCTACCCACCAGAATTATCCCATCCACCAAATCCCAAATTTCTCCCAGCACTGCCAAATGTCCTGGGACCAAAACCATCCCTGTTTAGAACCACTGTTTCAAAGAAACAGAGGCTTCAGGGAGGCCCAGGGCTGCCCAGCTAAAAATCAGATTTCCCAGTCTGGTCCCCGCCAAAGACCTGTGATCAGGGCTGGCTGACTCCCTTGTCTAAGGGAAGAAATGCTGCAGTGAAGTCCAGGATCCAGAGTCCCTCCCAACCACACACCAGGCAGAGGCTGAGCCTTGATGGGCAGTCACCCTCACCTAGACCACTTCACAGCCTGCCTTGCAGGGTTTTCTCCTGCATCCCCTTGTGGGTTGAATTCTGTCCCCCAAAGGTGACCTGACATCCCAgctcccaggacctcagaatgtgacctttcAAAACAGGGTTGCTGCAAATGTGATTAGATGAGGTCATCCTGGAGCAGGGTGGcccctaatccaacatgactgatgtccttataagaaaagacacagaaacacacagagagaaggccatgggaggagggaggcagagatcaGAGTGATGCAACTGTAATCCAAGATGGCCAACAACCACTAGAAGCtggaaagaggcaaggaaggatcccTCCAGGCTTCAGAGGAAGCATGGCACCGCCAGAGCTTTGATCTTGGACTCAGAACCTCCAAATTGTAAGACAATAAACTACAGCTCTAAGCCACCCAATTTGTGGTGCTTTATCACAGCAACCCTAAGGAAACCAAGCCACCTCGAAATTCTATCTCAAGCTCTGCTTCTAGACACCCCAACAGACAGCTGATGTGCCCACTCAAAGAGCATACACTCCAGAGTAAGCTTGAGATGGGAGTTGAGACTCTCGCCTTGATTTCCACAAGCCTCTCAtcacaagagaaggaagaagaagaaggcaggaagggaggaaagagggagggagggaagaaggaaattcGCTTTGGGGATCCTTCCATCCTCCACTCATTCGGTAAATATTACTGAGCACCATCACCTGCTCGTCACTGTTCCAGGAGCAGGGGAGAAAGAAgtgaatgaaacagacaaaaGTCACTGCCCTCACAGGGTTCACCAACCAGCAGGGGAGACAGACCATGGAATACACAGTCTGTGGGACGGTAAGTGCCACCGTGGAGAAAATCaaagcagaagaaggggacggcgAGCATCCAGGTGGGGGTGAAGCGACGGATGCTCCCACAGCCCAGGCTCAGCTCAGGCAGAGAGCAGCACCCCTGGGCTCCTTCGCTTTTCTGCCCCAGCCCTTCTGTGAGGTTTGGGCAGCCCACCTGGCCCCTGGGCCAGGATGGAGTCCACGCCCACCCCCGTGCCAGAATGGCGACCTTCAGAACCACCACTGGCTTTGACGTCCCTACTCTGTCTCCTCCTCAACCCTTCCTCTTGCTTCCTGGGATCACCTCCTAAATTAACGGCCTGCACCCACACCCACACTCTGGCCCCAGCTTTCAGGAGAACCGCAGCAGGGCAGGCGCACCAGGAACTTTTCCATTTCAGCCAAGATAACACTTCAGCCAAGACCTAGAGGGGCCAACCTGTGGGCACGTCCCAATCCTCCACCTCCAGGGCTCTGCCCTGACACAAAGAGTGGAATCTGGAATTTATCGTGTTTGGTGGGTCTTCCTTTGGCATCTGTGGATGTCAAGGGTCTCTGTACCCACCAGTGTCACAAGCCAGAAATACCAGGAAATGAACCTCCCCGTCCCCCAGCCCTCGTTCAGTGACTGACCGGAGGTGGTGTGTTAATACCCCAGCTCCCTCGCCTCTTGGGAGGACAGGCTCTTACGCCTATGTCTGATACTGCCTCCTGGTTTCCCTAGCAGGTTTCTGCTCCAGTCACCACAGCGGTGGCTGGCCTGATATCTGCATCTTTTAAGTGACATTCCTACCTGCTCCTGGTATTTCCTCTGGTGTCACCTCCCTATTAAATGACTCCCTTGCCTGAGGGTACTAAGAGAGTGATAGCTTTGaagatgtgtatacacacacatacagtgtaGCAGCCCCTCCAGTCCTCATGTTTAACACGTGCATCCCAAATGTGATGCTGGATCATCAAATCCCTGGCCAACGGAGCTCAGCTTTAGAAGCACCTTGGTGTATTTGATGCAAAGTAATCCCAATTGCATTACAAGGATCACTGTCTGTCACGGATGGACTTGACCAGCCTCCAACTGGGTCTTTCCCCCCTGGACTCCCCCCACATCTTTTCACCCACAGTGGGTGTGCTGCTATCCTGCAACCCACAGAATGCCCCAGGAAGGAACCCTAAAAGCCCACTGGGGAGAGGGCTTGGTCCATGGGTAGCTCCCCAGGCAGCCCACTGCATGTCACTGGGCTGCAAGAGGGAAGGAAGCTAATCTTACAATTCACCTGAAAAACAAACCATCCATCATCCCGGTCTTCAGGCCTCATCTTATTTTTCCCAGATCAATTTCTGAAAGTCAAAATGACAGATAGCTTCATACTCTGGACAATAATTCTCCTTAGTAAATAACCCAGCATCAATGACAAAAAGCTCCCAGGGCAGTGCTCGTTACCTGAATCCATACATGTGATATAATTTCAtagaaccacacacacacacacacacacacacacacacacacatgcatgcacatggacacagaggatgctggtgaagggacttccctggtggtccagtggctaggtctgcactcccaatgcaggggatctgggtttgaccctggccagggaactagatctcacatgccacaactaaagatcctgcataatgtcttgtgtgccgcaactaacacccagtgcagccaaataaataaataaacattaaaaaaaaaaaaaaaactggtgaaaATTGCATAAGGTCTAGTTTAGCTACCAACGGCAGTTTCTTGGTATCCAAGTGTACACAGATCCTACGACATTTACCATCCAGGCAGCTGGATGAAGAACACACAGGACTCCCTGTACTGTTCTTGCAACATCTTGGGAGtcaaaaaattctttcaaaatcaaaagtttttaaaaaggaaaaaaaaacccacacaaacaAAACTTCAATACTGAGATTAATCATAATCATAATCATAATCATAATCGTTTTTTGCAAAGCTCCCCCAGACAACACTGCCAACCCACCCCTTACCTGAGAACTGGGGATCAGCGCCTTCCACCAGTGGCCGCCCTTCACCAGGTCGACCTCGCACAAAGGCACAGCCACCTTGCCGATGACGCAGTGGCGTGAGAACTTATCGAAGTCCAGCACGGTCAAGAGCAGGGTcctcctctgagcctccaggaagggGATCTCGAAGGTGTAGCGCTCCTCGAACACGGGCTTCTGGGTCTTGCGTTTGACTCCGGTCTGCTTGGAGTTCTTCTGGTCCGGCAGGAGGCAGATCTTGACGTAGGGGTTGGAGTGCGCCATGTCCTGGCGCGCGCCGTCGTGGGAGATGGGGGGCGGCAGGTCCCTGGCCTCGATCACCCGCACCGTCAGGTGGTTATGCAGCAGGTCGTATTGCGTGCTGAAGTGCAGCATGCCCAGCTGGTACTTGGACAGGATCTCCGCGTCCGTCAGGAAGTCCACGTCGTCACTGTTGGAATCCAGGGAGTACAGGCGGGGCTCGAACTTCCTGAAGTAGTCATCCGGCGTATAGGTCCGTCTGAGCACCGAGGGCTGGATGGGTTCTTTCTTGGCGCTGAGAACGCCAAACTCGATGGGCTTAATATCAATCAGTGGGGAGCTGGGCCGTCTGGAGTCGAGACCTGCACGCCCAGCAGGAATAACAATTAAAACCACCAAGTACTGGACTGGATCTGGGCCCATGCGTGAGATCAAGGACCATTTGTGGATTCTCACATTGTTTGCTCTGCTTCATAATGCTCTTTCCACATGCTCTCCACTCCTGGAAATCCTCTTATTTACTCTATGAGAGAAAGGGCAGCGGCACAAACCTCCCCATCTCCACGGCAGCTAattgccaggcactgctctaaatGCCCTGCATAcacggagaagggaatggctacccactccagtattcttgcctggagaattccatggacagagaagcatggcaggccacagtccatgggcttgcaaagagctggacattttggggggcttccctggtagctcagatggtaaagaatccgcctgcaatgcaggagacccaggtttgatccctgggtcgggaagatcccctggagaagggaacagctacccattccagtattcttgcccggagaattccacagacagagaagcctggcgggctacagtccatggggttgcaaagagttggacatgactgagcaactaacactttcacactcacAACCTTCACAAGGTATTAGCCAGTGACTATTaccttcactttacagatgaggaaacagaaactctAAGTAAAAAGGGCACAAAACTAGCAGGAGAAGGAGCCAGGATTCGAGCCCCACCTCTCTGGCCCCAGAGTCTAATCATTCCCCCACACTGCCTCCACTTTCAAAGAGTGGGCTCTGGGGTCAGTGTCTGGATCAAATTCCAACCCAGCTACTTCCTCGTGAACCATGTGAGTCCCTAGTAACCAGCCAAGTGACTCCAGGCACATTTTATACACtcggttttcccatctgtaacaTGGAGCCAATCATAGCAACCACATCAAAGACAATGTTGAAAACTCACTGAGCGATGCATGAAGAGGGTTCAGCACAGAACGTGCATGTGGTGAGAGGCGTTGAATGGCAACTGTTATACGTCTTTAAGGATCACATTCACCGCTCATCACTTTCGGggtgcctctcccctccccgtTAAGCAGAAGAGTTCACCGCTCCCAGGTTCATTGTTGCCATCTTTGCTCACCTCTCTATTCTAGCAATAACCTCATggcattcttttctcttttaaagcacTTAATTGAGGTATGACTGACACACACAAATTGTCCATATTCAATCTACACAACTTGTTGACTTGGGTGATAAGTATGCACCCGTGAATCCATTGCCACAATCTATGCCATAAACTATCCATCACTTTCAAAAGCTTCCTCTTGCCTTCTTTATTTACCtacttttgtgtgtttgttaagAACGTAAGATCTACTCTCGTAGCAAATGTTTAAGTACTCCACATAGTACTGTTAATTTTACACACTCTGCTGGAGTGGATATCTATAACTTACTCATCTGGCATAAGTGAAACCAACACCTGCCTGGTTCAAGGTCCCCCAGTAACCGTGTCCTACTCTATAGATGCTCAGGAGTCTGACTATGAGATCCCTCATGTTGGGAAAATTACATAGTATTTGTTCTTTCATGGCATCTTGTTGACTGCCCAAATACCTGCCTGTTGGCTAAAACCATGAGCCTTTGCAGTGCATGACTGCACTCTGATAACTGTGTGCTAAATGCCATCATCTCTGTATAGAGCTGGAAGTAACATTTAGGAATCATCTAGACCAGCTCTatccaagataaaataaaacgTGAACCAGCTACAGACATACAagcccacagttcagttcagtcactcagttgtgcccgactttttgtgaccccatggcctgcaacatgccaggcttccctgtccatcaccaactccccaagcgtgctcaaacttatgtccatcaaagCCCACAGAggtaacttaaaattttcttgtaGCCACAATTATGTAAAAGTACAAAGaagcaggtgaaattaatttttatattttgtttaaaacaatatatccaaaatataatcatttcaacatgtaatcaatataaaaacattttagtgAGACATTCTAAACTCTTTTTTCATACTGGCTTCAAAATCCAGTGGGTATGTAACACGTACAGTGCATCTCAATTCAGCTACATGCCTGTGGCGGCCGCTGTATTGGACAGCAGTCTGCAAAGGGCAGACAGGCCCTCTTATTCTACAGATGAAAAGACGGAGGCTACAGAAGCCAGACACCCATTCTGTTTCACTATTTCAAGCTCTTGAAATctacttctttcttcttccccatCCACTCCCAGAAAAGATCAGAGATCTCAATCATTTCCAGCTGAGTGGATTAGTTTCATGAATTTAAGCCTTTTCCCTCTGCTAAGTGAATTTCAGACATCAGCTGCATGAGACAGAGGAGACACACTTGGCTAGTGACAAGAGGCTGGGAGACTCTAGGCTTTacccccctttctcctccccacccaaATCACGCCCTCTGGTCTATACCCAggctagagtgtgtgtgtgtgcagagcgGCCCACTCTAGACCGGGCCAAGGGCCAAATTCAACCCAGAGATGCATTCTGTTTGGGTTTAAAAGTAAGGAAGTTCCACATAAAAACCCAGACTGCCAGTTTCTCTTTAGAAAGGTCAGGCAATACAATCCCTCACGGCTACCACTGAGTAGCAGCTGCTCCCCTTCAATAAGACACTGGCTTCCCCACTGGCCCCAGTCCCCACCCTGCCCTAGTGCCAGGCCAAGAGTCGGCTGCCATTCGTCACTCACTGGGGTGATATTTATCTCCCGCCGGCCCTTGGCACTCAGCCACTGACACAATCCACCTGGCCCCTCAAGTCACTTGAATTTGCAGGCCCTGCTGTGTAACATGGTAACTAACACCTGCCTTTCGGGGTCTGAAATGATATATGCTGACATCGTCATCAACGGAGCCAATTCAATGAAACTTGTGATCAGTATAAACAAAAATCAGTCAAAATGATTGCTTCTGCCTGGACTTGGCAGAAATCAGGTATGATGCCCTCCTCTGTCACACTGCCATTCCCTCTCTGTCATCCTGTCTCCTAGACTGTCACACCACACTCCACTCCCTCCCCAGAGGTGACCCTGTCCTTCATGTCTCTCGCTGGGGGTGCTGTTGAGCATCTGGGAATGCCAGCTCTTCCCCTTTGTCCTGGGGACCCAGACAACAGGGTTGTACTTCATGGACCCCAAGGGGCAGCTGACTTGAGCCAGGACCCCCGACAGTCAGAGCAGAGAGGCTTACTTGAAATCCTCCGGGTCAGGCTGTATGTAGACTTAGATGTGTCTGAGGACGAGCATCTCCGATCTGGAGAGTTGGTCCGTGGGGTCAGTGGGACGTCACTGGCTGTGTGTACAGAATCCCCGTCCTTGTCACTGCTCCGGCTGGCCAACCTGTAGGAAGGAAGAGGTCTCAGTGACTGTCAGAGAATCCCTGGGGGCTGGCACCTCTGTCCCATGGGGGACAGATCAAGGACAAAATTGGTCTCAGGCCCAGTCTATGCAACTCCAAATAATGCAAATTTGAAATAAACTCTCAATAGCCCTTAATTCTCAATAATGTCTTACTTTTTGCACAAAATGTgatgtgaaataaatgaatatatttcccAATTAGAACAATCTGCCAAGAATTTGCATAATTTCAAagctgaggctggggtgggggaagggatatGTAAACTTATTCAGGATATTGTCACACGGGCACCACCTGATTAAaccaagatcagttcagttcagtcgctcagtcatgtctgactctttgcgaccccatggactgcagcacaccaggcctctctgtccatcaccaactcccagagttcactcaaactcatgtccattgagttggtgatgccatcaagatGGGACCTGTCAGTCTTCAGTCTGGAAGGAAACACCTAGCTGTTTAAATGCATTAGAACTTCTGCAAGTAGTTTTTGGTAAGAATTGCCCTGTTATTTCAACAGTCACCATGTCtataacatctttaaaaaatatcctgtAACAATGTCACTCAAAGgttcttgggactttcctggtggtctagcagctaagactctgtgctacaAAATGGCTCTGAGAATCAAAGATTTAAGGACAACAGTTCAATGCGTAGAAACACCAGTAAAATAGCAGCAACCACAACTCAATATTCTCCCAATAAAGATTAGAAATgctgaaaaaatagaaagcacaCTCTGTGGGATGGGGTACAAGGTAGTACATAAGGGCTGGCTCAAGGCaagcccctctctctccctccatctctccatctgtaaaatgggactaatagTACCTGCCTTACATGGTTACTTTGAAGATTGAGCTAACATAAATGATTAGAACAGTGTTTGGTATGTTCTaggtaggtgctcaatacattTTAGCTGATGTTAGCAATATTATAGCAGAGGCGGCTTTAAGTTCCCCCAATACACAGCTAGTGAGGATGCTGGGAGTGGGGGTAAGGGCAGGGGAGAGAGCTGGCAAAGTGGCCGTGAGATTGATGCTGCTGCTAATAAGCCCCTCAGCCATCACAGCCATAGACCAATACTTTCCAAGACTGCATCCCCCAAGTTGACATTTAAACCTGTGGAGAAACCAATCTTGAAAAATGCAACTTGCAAGTTCTGTGAGGTCAGACGCATCCTGTGCATGACATGAAACGGATCTGGCGTTCTTCCAAAACTAGGGTCACAGCTGCGACAAGCAGGCACGTTACGGGGGCAATGCCCCGTGCCTGACACTCCTGGTCAAGAATAGGAAAACATAGCAGATGAAACGAGGGGCCGGCGGGGGGATGGAAGGGAGACGGGATCACACTAGATCAATCTGTCTCCCCGGTAAAGGAAAGCAGCTGCATCTCCCCAGGAAGGCGGCCCCCACTGGGGCCCTCCACCTGCACGGCCTGTTTCCTGGCTGTCACACCTCGTGGCGGCCGCTGCCTCCAGCTGCGAACTCCCATCAGTCTTCAAGGGTCAGCTTGAATGCCATCGCTTCCTGAAGCCTTGGCTGCCTCCTCTCAGACAGAGTACCGGCGTATACCTGGgccacccctgcctcctctgccACCACCAAGCCTCCACGCCCCCTGTCCCTTCTACCTGGATGGGGCTCATCCTGCCCCATCACCTGTCTCGTTCCTCCTTATCATTCAGATCTCAGCTGCAGCAGCACCTCCTCAGAGAGGACCCACCCATCCAGTCGCCTCCTGCCAGCCTGTCAGCCCTTACCCCTGCACCTTTTTCCCCCCCCCTCCAGCATA from Odocoileus virginianus isolate 20LAN1187 ecotype Illinois chromosome 33, Ovbor_1.2, whole genome shotgun sequence harbors:
- the SYT17 gene encoding synaptotagmin-17 isoform X1, with translation MLKFPIYSVLVSQKATSSPEGSSTLLGGQLPPQDGQLEPLNEGFLSRISDLLLCRWTCRHCCQKCYESSCCQSSEDEVEILGPFPAQTPPWLLASRSSDKDGDSVHTASDVPLTPRTNSPDRRCSSSDTSKSTYSLTRRISSLDSRRPSSPLIDIKPIEFGVLSAKKEPIQPSVLRRTYTPDDYFRKFEPRLYSLDSNSDDVDFLTDAEILSKYQLGMLHFSTQYDLLHNHLTVRVIEARDLPPPISHDGARQDMAHSNPYVKICLLPDQKNSKQTGVKRKTQKPVFEERYTFEIPFLEAQRRTLLLTVLDFDKFSRHCVIGKVAVPLCEVDLVKGGHWWKALIPSSQNEVELGELLLSLNYLPSAGRLNVDVIRAKQLLQTDVSQGSDPFVKIQLVHGLKLVKTKKTSFLRGTIDPFYNESFSFKVPQEELENASLVFTVFGHNMKSSNDFIGRVVIGQYSSGPSESNHWRRMLSAHRTAVEQWHSLRSRAECDRVSPASLEVT
- the SYT17 gene encoding synaptotagmin-17 isoform X3, with protein sequence MLEPLNEGFLSRISDLLLCRWTCRHCCQKCYESSCCQSSEDEVEILGPFPAQTPPWLLASRSSDKDGDSVHTASDVPLTPRTNSPDRRCSSSDTSKSTYSLTRRISSLDSRRPSSPLIDIKPIEFGVLSAKKEPIQPSVLRRTYTPDDYFRKFEPRLYSLDSNSDDVDFLTDAEILSKYQLGMLHFSTQYDLLHNHLTVRVIEARDLPPPISHDGARQDMAHSNPYVKICLLPDQKNSKQTGVKRKTQKPVFEERYTFEIPFLEAQRRTLLLTVLDFDKFSRHCVIGKVAVPLCEVDLVKGGHWWKALIPSSQNEVELGELLLSLNYLPSAGRLNVDVIRAKQLLQTDVSQGSDPFVKIQLVHGLKLVKTKKTSFLRGTIDPFYNESFSFKVPQEELENASLVFTVFGHNMKSSNDFIGRVVIGQYSSGPSESNHWRRMLSAHRTAVEQWHSLRSRAECDRVSPASLEVT
- the SYT17 gene encoding synaptotagmin-17 isoform X4, encoding MLKFPIYSVLVSQKATSSPEGSSTLLGGQLPPQDGQLEPLNEGFLSRISDLLLCRWTCRHCCQKCYESSCCQSSEDEVEILGPFPAQTPPWLLASRSSDKDGDSVHTASDVPLTPRTNSPDRRCSSSDTSKSTYSLTRRISSLDSRRPSSPLIDIKPIEFGVLSAKKEPIQPSVLRRTYTPDDYFRKFEPRLYSLDSNSDDVDFLTDAEILSKYQLGMLHFSTQYDLLHNHLTVRVIEARDLPPPISHDGARQDMAHSNPYVKICLLPDQKNSKQTGVKRKTQKPVFEERYTFEIPFLEAQRRTLLLTVLDFDKFSRHCVIGKVAVPLCEVDLVKGGHWWKALIPSSQNEVELGELLLSLNYLPSAGRLNVDVIRAKQLLQTDVSQGSVFGHNMKSSNDFIGRVVIGQYSSGPSESNHWRRMLSAHRTAVEQWHSLRSRAECDRVSPASLEVT
- the SYT17 gene encoding synaptotagmin-17 isoform X2 gives rise to the protein MAYIQLEPLNEGFLSRISDLLLCRWTCRHCCQKCYESSCCQSSEDEVEILGPFPAQTPPWLLASRSSDKDGDSVHTASDVPLTPRTNSPDRRCSSSDTSKSTYSLTRRISSLDSRRPSSPLIDIKPIEFGVLSAKKEPIQPSVLRRTYTPDDYFRKFEPRLYSLDSNSDDVDFLTDAEILSKYQLGMLHFSTQYDLLHNHLTVRVIEARDLPPPISHDGARQDMAHSNPYVKICLLPDQKNSKQTGVKRKTQKPVFEERYTFEIPFLEAQRRTLLLTVLDFDKFSRHCVIGKVAVPLCEVDLVKGGHWWKALIPSSQNEVELGELLLSLNYLPSAGRLNVDVIRAKQLLQTDVSQGSDPFVKIQLVHGLKLVKTKKTSFLRGTIDPFYNESFSFKVPQEELENASLVFTVFGHNMKSSNDFIGRVVIGQYSSGPSESNHWRRMLSAHRTAVEQWHSLRSRAECDRVSPASLEVT